The Elephas maximus indicus isolate mEleMax1 chromosome 11, mEleMax1 primary haplotype, whole genome shotgun sequence genome contains the following window.
GAGATCTTCCTGGAGGTGTGGGGGAACGCCCTGCTGCGTCCCCCAGTAGCTGCCTTTGTGCGCTCCCAGGCGGAGCGCCTGGCGCACCTGGTCCCCGAGCCCGACCGCCTGGCAGAGCAGCTGCCCTGGCTCAGCCTGGGCGCCCTCAAGGTCGGTGCCATCCCCCAGGCTCCCGGGGGTGCTGGAAGAACGGGAATGGGCAGTCCTGAGGGATATGTGTTGATGGAGTGGGTGGAGGCCATGAATTTGAGTCCCATTGGACTCCCTCTGTAGCATCTGGGGCCAGAGGCTGGTTTCtgccctctgagcctcaggtccTTCATCTGAGACATGGGAGAGTACTTTCCACCCCTCGGAATGGATGGGAGGGTGAAGCAAGAGAAGCTGCTGTCTCATCActcctgtctccctctctttGTCCCCACAAAGTTCCGCGAGCGGGACGCCCTGGAGGCGGTGTTCCGCTTCTGGGCCGGCGGGGAGAAAGGGCCTGAGGCCTTCCCCATAAGCCGCCTCTGGGACTTGCGGGTGCGCCACTACCTGGGCTCCCGCTACGACGCCCGGCGCGGTGTCAGCGATTGGGACCTGCACATGAAGCTGCACGACCGCGGGGTGAGAGGCCCGGCGAGGAGGGGCTGGGGGCCGGGATTCCCGGGTCCGAGGGAGGAGGTGGCTGAGGGACTAGGCTCCGGGGTCTGAGGGAAGAGTGACTGGAGGACTGGACCCCCAgagctgagggaggagggggttaGGGGCTGGGACTGTCGGGGCTGAGGGAGGAAGGGCTGGAGGACTGAATTCcggggtctgagggaggaggctgGGGGCTAGGACTCTCGGGGCTGAGGGAAGAGGAAACTGGGGGACTGGACTCCTGGGCCTAAGGGAGGAGGGACTGGACCGAGGGACTGGGCTGGGTATGAGGGGAGAGTGGCTGAAGGACTGGACTCCCGGGTCTGAGGGAGGATGGGGCTAGGGGCTGAGCCTCCTGGGTCTGAGGGTGCAGGGACTGGGAGTCGGGACTCCTGGGTCagagggaggaggggctgggaaCTGAACTCCTGGATCTGATGTGGGAGGGGCTGGGGGCCCAGATGCCAAGTTTACTgaggcctccctccctccttcccccacagGGTCAGGTCATCCACACCCGCGAGTTCCGGCGCTGGAGGGACACAGGCGTCGCCTTTGAACTCAGAGATTCCAGCTCCTACCACCTGCCCAACCGTACCCTAGCGTCCGGACGCCTCCTGAGCCACGTGCGTGTGCACCCTCTGCCCTGGCCCGCTCCTCCTTCTCCAACCGCGGTCTCACTTGCCCCTCTTTCCCTGCTTTCCCAGCGTGGGGAGCGCGTGGCGGCGCGCGGGTACTGGGGGGACATCGCCACGGGCCCCTTCGTGGCCTTCGGGATCGAAGCAGACGACCAGAGTCTCCTGCGGACCAGCAACGGGCGGCCGGTCAAGGTGTGCGGTGGGCGAGCTGGGGCTTTGGCAGACACTTGAAGCCCCTCCCTCTTTCTTCCAGGCCCCGCGGCCAAACCGCTGGGCGCCGCCCCGGCGTTTCACGTTCTGTCCCTCCCGTTGGTGACGAGCCTCCATCCTTGTTATACAGGCACCGCCCAAACTCCTAGGCTGCACCTTTGGCTACTAAACCCCGCTCCCAGTGCCCGGGTATCCACTTCTGCCTGCCTGGCCACACCCCTAACATCCAGGGCTCCGCCTCCGGGTACTAGGCCCCGCCCCCGGTTCTATGTCCTTGCGCTCTAGTGCTCCTTTTTGATTTTAGGTCGGGTCCCTGGGATCCAAGCTCACCCAGAGTTCTTAGACTTCGGTTCCAGCGCTCGCTCCTCCTTACTCTAAGCCCCGCCTCGTTCACTCAAACCCCGCCCCCGCGTTCCCAGCCCCAGTGTCTACCGTGTCCCTTCCCTTCCCCAGAGCGCGGGCGAAATCACCCAACACAATGTGACAGAGCTCTTCCAGGAGGTGGCCGCCTGGCGGCGCCCAAGAGACGCCCAGCGGGACCCGGAGCAGGCGCAGCAGGGGGAGGATGGAAACCTGGAGTCTGGTAAGCGAGGGACTCAGTCTTCCCTGTTGAAATGGGAGGCAAAAGGTCGGGATGGTGAAGACCAGCGGACACAGAGAGTGGAACCGGCACCCTGATCCCAGGCAgtacctgttgccgtctagttgattcagattcatagcgaccctatagaacagagtagaactgccccgtagggtttccaaagagcggtttttggatttgaactgtccaccttttggttaacggcctgagttcttaacactgtgccaccagggctactctagtacagcagcagttctcaaattttgttatacataagaatcacctggaaatcttAGTAAAGTGtatattctgattcagtatgtctggggtggaaatgcaaatcctcagcaggggttcaaaccggaaGGAACCAATTCGAAGCCCTGGTTCAAATCTCTCTCTTCTACtgctgtttttcttcctttcctaaaTCCTCACACTTTTcctagaattctgaattccacGGATAGAATCCTGACTTACCTGTGTGTGGAAGTTTAAGTTGGTTGAGAACATTCTCACAGCGTGCTAGGTCCCAGTCCTTTTCGGAGACCCAAtttcacaacacacacacaccctctcatGAATTCTGACCATGCTTCCCTCTAACCATCTGCTGGCCGGGCTCTCCCTGGGTGTCTGTCCCACTCTAGGGAAGATGCGCCATGTGACCTGAGCCATCCATTCTCTGTTCTTCCCTTGAGTCTGTTGTCTGGTCTTTAAAGTGGATCTCTGCCTGCCAGGCTGATCTCCCCAGAATTTTCCAGGAATCTCCCTAAGAGAAAGGATGAGAAAGGGCTTCATGACAGACACTTAAACACAGTGTTATTTCCAACCTTCATTCCTCTGCCCAGACTCTGCCAGTATCTATGTCTCTCTGTGTTTCAGACTCCCACACCTGTGACCCCACCCAGCAGGATGACCCCTCTCTGTTCTTCCACAGCAGCCTTCGCCCAGAGGTCCTTCACTGTCCACTTCCTTTCTCTCAATTCTGCCCAGACCCTCCAGCACAAGAGCTGCTACAAGGGACGGTTCCAGCTTCTCTATGTGGCCTGTGGGTAAGAGGGTCTGGGAGGCACCCAGGCTTCCCTCTCACAGACCCTCCTCCTCATGGATTCAGGGCTGGGTCCCCAGACCCTTCCTCCCTCAGAACCAGGAGTCCAGCCCCTGCCCCTCCTCACTCAGACCCAGGATTCTGGGCCGTCAGCTTCCTCCTTCCTCAGGACCTGGGAGTCTGACCCTCTGCCTCCTTCCCCTTTCTCTCCACAGAATGGTCCACCTTCTCAGCCCTGAGCTCGGGGCCTGCGTGGCCCCCGGAGGGCGCCTGACTGTGGAATTAGCTCGGTGAGCCAGAGGAGAGCAGGGCTGGGAAAGTCAGGGTCCGGGTCTGAAAGCGGGTCCCTAACTCGCCTCTTTCCGGCTTCAGGTATCTGGTAGACCTGCGGCAGGAGCAGCTGCAGGCGTTCTCTGTCCGGGTAGGGGAGCTGGCTCAGGAGGCTGGATTCGCCGCGCTGTCAGGGGCTAGGTCCTCAGAGACCTTTGCGCGCTTCTGCAAGTCCGGGGACTCTTCTCCGGGCAACATTGACCGAGCCGTGGGATCCCAGACTCCATCCACAGGAGTCCTGGTCTGGCCTTCGGAGGTCCTTTCCCCGCCTCTAGAATCCATGGCTCCGCCCCCTGAAACTATGACTCCACCTCCTGAAGCCATGGTCACgccccctgaagccatggttccGCCCCCTGAGGATCTCACCCAGCACATTGGAGGCCTGGCCCCACACTCTGAGTACCTCAAGCAGCCCTCAGAGTCTCAGGGTTCCCCCTTGGAGGTTCTGGCTCCACCCCAGGAGGCTTTGGCTATGCCCCCAGTAGGTCAGACCCCAAAGCAGAAGAGTCTGACCCGACTCCTAGAGGCCAAGTCCCCCACCTCTAAATCCTAAAGTCAGGCCTTGGAATTGTAACACAGAGGATATAATTCTAGACCCACCACTAGAATTCTCAGTTTTACTCTCAAGATTCTCACTCAGCCCTGGAGGTGTtgccagaatttcaaattccattCACGGCCTTCTATAGTCTATCCCTAGTATTCTAGAATGCTCTCTCAGAATCCTAAATTCCACTCCTGAGACTCTAAACCCACTGGGTATCAGGCCGTCTGCATCGGCCCCTTGTCTCAGAAGTCTGCATTCCTAACTGGTGGGTGGGAGTGCCTTCTTTCCCAGGCCTGGTCATCACCCAAGTGGTCCCAGTAAAAGGAGTGGCATTCTCTTCTATGTGTGTCCGTGTCATTCCTGTTCTCCGTCTGTCTCTGGTGTCTGATAGAGGGGAGGGGCCTGGAGACTGGATTTCTGCGTTTTCAAATGGACCGAGGGTGGATTCTGAGATGCTGTGGTTTGGGAGCTTGGACCCCCTACAACTGAATCGTCACTTCAAGCAACAAACTGACTATAAAAGATGAAAAACACAAAGTTCCAGTTCTCATGGAGATTACATTTTAGTGAAGGGTATTGAGGGCCCTGGGGCCTGCACTCCTGGTTCTGGGGGATGAGGGGAACCGGATGACTAGGCCACCAAGGTGGCAGGGGTGAGCCAGCTGAAGCACAGCCAACCCCACCCCTCACGCGCCCCATTATCTCGCATTCTGGAAAGGGGGCGGAGGCATCGGCAGTATATTTAGTCTCTGTCCTCTCCCTTTATCTCTGTGTCCTCAGTGAGGCTTGAACAACAGGGAGGAAACCGAGCATCCCGGGACCTCCAAGGTCACGCCGGACGCCCCCTAACTCACACACTGAGAGCCCCTTGCCCCGTTTTCTGCCTTCTGCAATTCCAGACTCAAGCCTCAGCATGGAGAACCAGTGAGTGAGGGGTGCAAACCGGTAACCTGGATTCCTGAGGTCCCAAGGGAGTGGGAGATGGGGGTGATCTCCCGGGTTCTTGAGCGGGGTAAGAGCTGCGAGTTTGGGTACTGTCCTGAGAAGGGAAGTAGGGAACAGGACTCCTGGGTCTCGAAATAAGGTAAGAATTTGGGGTCAGACTTCTGGAAACTGAGGAAGTGGGATCTGGTGGCCTGGACTTCTAGGTCCCCCAGGACACGGATTGGACAGGACACGGATTGGACAGGACACAGGGTCAGCATTAACCCCTTTTTTTCCGTTTCTCTCCCTCCAGGAGCAGCGATGCGGTAAGGGGGGGGGCCGCTAAGGCGTGGGCTGGGTCCCTGTTGGCTGGGTGGGCACTGCAGGGAGGCGGCTGGGGCAGGAGGCTGCAGTCCTAAGAGAGGCCGTGGGGAGGGGCCGAGTGGAGTCCCAGTGGTGACGCGGCTCTGCTCTCTCAACCCCAGCGGGGCGACCCGCGCCCCGCACCTCCCCCGATCCGGCGCCGCTCCTCAGCCAACTACCGTGCCTATGCCATCGAGCCGCACGCCAAGGTGAGAAGCGGGGCCGGTGTGGTGGGAGGGGCCTAGGGGCTGGGCTTCGCAGGCGTCTGGGCTCAGATTGGTGAGGACTTGCCGCTGCAACTGGTGAAGCGGAAGAAGGGGTGGAACCAGGACTTCGATGGGGCGGGGCTTGGGCGGAGTCCAAACTGCACGATGGGGCGAGGTTTTACAGAAGGCTGACTCGGATTGGCGAGATTTACCTTATAGGCATAGCTCCGTTGCCCATGAGAACTCCGATTCGCCAGGGAATGGAGGGGCGGGGCTTAGCTGGAATCAGAACCTCAGATTGGTGAATGGGACTGAGGGGCGTAGCTTCCAGTAGAACGAGGGTGGAAATTGGGGGTGGGCATGAACCTCGCTTGAGGGGGTGGGTTCTGGAGAGCCTTCCTCCTTGTGATTGCCCTCCTTGACCTTTCTTTGCTACATCTCACCCTTCAGAAAAAGTCTAAGATCTCGGCCTCGAGAAAACTACAGCTGAAGGTGAGGATAGGCGGGGAGAAGAAACATAGGGATCTTCAAAGGGGCGGGGTTAAAAGTTAAAGTGTTGC
Protein-coding sequences here:
- the DNAAF3 gene encoding dynein axonemal assembly factor 3 isoform X1, producing MTTPAGSGTGFGSVSWWGLSPALDLQAESPPVDPDSQAETERRIPDLDVLLLGSVDGRHLLRTLARASRWPPRNFNFYVLENNLEAVARHMLVFSLAFEEPEKMGLQERSEIFLEVWGNALLRPPVAAFVRSQAERLAHLVPEPDRLAEQLPWLSLGALKFRERDALEAVFRFWAGGEKGPEAFPISRLWDLRVRHYLGSRYDARRGVSDWDLHMKLHDRGGQVIHTREFRRWRDTGVAFELRDSSSYHLPNRTLASGRLLSHRGERVAARGYWGDIATGPFVAFGIEADDQSLLRTSNGRPVKSAGEITQHNVTELFQEVAAWRRPRDAQRDPEQAQQGEDGNLESAAFAQRSFTVHFLSLNSAQTLQHKSCYKGRFQLLYVACGMVHLLSPELGACVAPGGRLTVELARYLVDLRQEQLQAFSVRVGELAQEAGFAALSGARSSETFARFCKSGDSSPGNIDRAVGSQTPSTGVLVWPSEVLSPPLESMAPPPETMTPPPEAMVTPPEAMVPPPEDLTQHIGGLAPHSEYLKQPSESQGSPLEVLAPPQEALAMPPVGQTPKQKSLTRLLEAKSPTSKS
- the DNAAF3 gene encoding dynein axonemal assembly factor 3 isoform X2 produces the protein MTTPAGSGTGFGSVSWWGLSPALDLQAESPPVDPDSQAETERRIPDLDVLLLGSVDGRHLLRTLARASRWPPRNFNFYVLENNLEAVARHMLVFSLAFEEPEKMGLQERSEIFLEVWGNALLRPPVAAFVRSQAERLAHLVPEPDRLAEQLPWLSLGALKFRERDALEAVFRFWAGGEKGPEAFPISRLWDLRVRHYLGSRYDARRGVSDWDLHMKLHDRGGQVIHTREFRRWRDTGVAFELRDSSSYHLPNRTLASGRLLSHRGERVAARGYWGDIATGPFVAFGIEADDQSLLRTSNGRPVKSAGEITQHNVTELFQEVAAWRRPRDAQRDPEQAQQGEDGNLESAFAQRSFTVHFLSLNSAQTLQHKSCYKGRFQLLYVACGMVHLLSPELGACVAPGGRLTVELARYLVDLRQEQLQAFSVRVGELAQEAGFAALSGARSSETFARFCKSGDSSPGNIDRAVGSQTPSTGVLVWPSEVLSPPLESMAPPPETMTPPPEAMVTPPEAMVPPPEDLTQHIGGLAPHSEYLKQPSESQGSPLEVLAPPQEALAMPPVGQTPKQKSLTRLLEAKSPTSKS